One genomic window of Ruminococcus gauvreauii includes the following:
- a CDS encoding triose-phosphate isomerase, whose amino-acid sequence MEKKRKVRTPFFVVNPKSYLYGQESLALAKYADELAGQYDIDVFFTGQLVDLALVRKETKRLIVTAQHMDGLLPGRGMGHVLPDALVNAGIQAVFLNHAECPLTLSQLAKAMARGDELGILTIVCADTVEEAMAIAKLHPDIMVCEPTSLIGTGQVSDEKFMKDTNEAVKALSPDTLVLQAAGISTAKDVYRAIVLGADGTGATSGIVAAKDPFAALAEMMEAMGKAKEDIGRKTI is encoded by the coding sequence ATGGAAAAGAAAAGAAAGGTAAGGACACCATTTTTTGTGGTAAATCCAAAATCATATTTATATGGTCAGGAGAGTCTGGCGCTTGCAAAATATGCAGACGAACTGGCCGGGCAATATGATATTGATGTGTTTTTTACGGGACAGCTCGTGGATCTTGCCCTGGTCAGGAAAGAGACAAAGCGGCTGATCGTGACCGCACAGCATATGGATGGACTGCTTCCGGGAAGAGGAATGGGCCATGTGCTGCCGGATGCACTGGTGAACGCAGGGATACAGGCCGTGTTCTTAAACCATGCAGAATGCCCCCTTACACTCAGCCAGCTGGCGAAGGCTATGGCACGCGGCGATGAATTGGGGATATTGACGATCGTATGTGCGGATACCGTGGAAGAGGCTATGGCGATTGCAAAACTGCACCCTGATATCATGGTCTGTGAGCCGACCAGTCTTATCGGAACGGGGCAGGTAAGCGACGAAAAATTTATGAAAGACACAAATGAGGCAGTGAAAGCACTGTCCCCCGACACGCTGGTTTTGCAGGCAGCAGGAATCAGTACGGCAAAAGATGTATATCGGGCGATTGTATTGGGAGCTGACGGAACCGGGGCGACCAGCGGCATCGTGGCAGCGAAAGATCCTTTTGCAGCCCTGGCGGAAATGATGGAGGCAATGGGAAAAGCCAAAGAAGATATCGGGAGGAAAACGATTTGA
- a CDS encoding uroporphyrinogen decarboxylase family protein: protein MTSRERVRAVLNGEIPDRVPMDLWGTDSRLTTEFYLNLAKHLNFEELGERIRPGSTSEYEDYRISDMIGSDFRHINIGKPDYYKSYKDENENIIDEWGVGRKVIDGYAMLNYHPLAEAEIEDLDSYPWPVIPDEGRIRGLKERAEDWYNNTDYAITATSATSGTIFELCQYLRGTEEFLMDFYMEPEFAQKLIGKVTDKLLELNLYYLEPIAPYIEWLEFSSDFGTQTAPFISPEIFREFMLEPHKRLFGAIKEKYPHIKIFLHSCGSVKQLMPYFVEMGVDVQSALQPAAKGMDSAELKKEFGDKIIFHGGVDIQYAMTGTLADVEADVKKRIDAFGKNGGYYLSPSNHFQTDVPIENFFRMYEVGREYGRY, encoded by the coding sequence ATGACCAGCAGAGAACGAGTGCGTGCGGTATTAAACGGAGAGATACCCGACAGAGTTCCCATGGATCTGTGGGGAACGGACAGCAGACTCACCACAGAATTTTATTTAAACCTGGCAAAGCATCTGAATTTTGAGGAATTGGGAGAAAGAATCCGTCCGGGGTCCACATCCGAATATGAAGATTACAGGATCAGTGATATGATCGGTTCTGATTTTCGGCATATTAATATTGGTAAGCCGGATTATTACAAAAGCTATAAAGATGAAAATGAAAATATCATCGATGAATGGGGTGTCGGGAGGAAGGTGATTGATGGATATGCCATGCTCAACTATCATCCGCTTGCCGAGGCAGAGATTGAGGATCTGGACAGCTATCCCTGGCCGGTGATACCGGATGAGGGCAGGATAAGAGGACTGAAGGAACGGGCAGAGGACTGGTACAACAATACGGATTACGCGATTACGGCAACTTCTGCAACTTCAGGGACGATCTTCGAGCTGTGTCAGTACTTGAGAGGAACAGAGGAATTCCTGATGGATTTCTATATGGAGCCGGAATTTGCACAGAAGCTGATCGGGAAAGTAACGGATAAACTGTTGGAGCTGAATCTGTACTATCTGGAACCGATCGCACCGTATATTGAGTGGCTGGAATTTTCCTCGGATTTTGGAACACAGACTGCACCTTTTATCTCTCCTGAAATCTTCCGTGAATTTATGCTGGAGCCTCATAAACGACTGTTTGGTGCCATAAAAGAAAAATATCCTCATATAAAAATATTTTTACACAGCTGCGGCAGCGTGAAACAGCTGATGCCGTATTTCGTGGAGATGGGGGTGGATGTTCAAAGTGCACTTCAGCCTGCGGCCAAAGGAATGGATTCGGCTGAACTGAAAAAGGAATTCGGAGATAAAATAATCTTCCATGGAGGTGTAGATATCCAATATGCTATGACAGGAACGCTGGCAGATGTTGAGGCAGATGTGAAGAAGAGAATCGATGCCTTTGGCAAAAACGGCGGATACTACCTGTCGCCCTCCAATCACTTTCAGACAGATGTTCCCATCGAGAACTTTTTCAGGATGTATGAGGTAGGAAGAGAGTACGGGAGGTATTAA
- a CDS encoding SDR family NAD(P)-dependent oxidoreductase — protein MGYLDRFNLSGKIAMVTGSSRGIGNAVAKGLCEAGATVVYTATTLESAEKAAREAAQETGAVTLGLACHVENPDEVKALFAAVDEKFGTLDILFNNAGIANIATDCVELTPEQIQEIMNVNTNGVIYCCQEAAKLMITKGKGSIINMCSMSAHIYNVPQKVTHYAASKGAVLSFTKALACELAPHNVRVNCVSPGYHMTEMAKQWVDCHPIWLERVPMGRFADPYELAGTIIYLGSDASSYVTGAEIVVDGGYTLL, from the coding sequence ATGGGGTATTTAGACAGATTTAATTTAAGCGGAAAAATTGCAATGGTGACCGGTTCATCGAGAGGCATCGGAAATGCGGTGGCAAAAGGTCTGTGTGAAGCGGGGGCAACGGTAGTCTATACGGCAACAACGCTGGAATCAGCAGAAAAAGCTGCCAGGGAAGCAGCACAGGAAACAGGTGCAGTGACACTGGGACTGGCATGCCACGTGGAGAATCCGGATGAAGTGAAGGCTTTATTTGCAGCGGTTGACGAGAAATTCGGTACACTGGATATCCTGTTCAATAATGCCGGGATTGCAAACATTGCCACAGACTGTGTGGAATTGACACCGGAACAGATTCAGGAGATCATGAATGTGAATACAAACGGAGTCATCTATTGCTGTCAGGAGGCTGCAAAGCTCATGATTACAAAAGGAAAAGGCTCCATCATCAACATGTGTTCGATGTCCGCGCACATCTATAATGTGCCGCAGAAAGTCACACACTATGCTGCATCGAAAGGTGCCGTACTCTCCTTTACCAAAGCACTGGCGTGTGAGCTGGCTCCTCATAACGTGCGTGTGAACTGTGTGAGTCCGGGATACCACATGACAGAAATGGCAAAACAGTGGGTAGACTGTCATCCAATCTGGCTTGAAAGAGTGCCGATGGGCCGTTTTGCAGATCCTTATGAGCTGGCGGGAACGATCATTTATCTGGGCAGCGATGCCTCTTCCTATGTGACGGGAGCAGAGATCGTCGTTGACGGAGGTTACACGTTACTGTAA
- a CDS encoding YjbQ family protein — MNIFMDTIHVTSNGMRPSYHNIRKEVNEIIEKSGVQNGLCVVQSQHTTCSVIFEEFVHDTDFNGDEFLQVDLNRILDRIIPRELTEDTDYRYPGPKHLDFLMNLEDPNYPKDPRTILNGDAHIRGSLFGASESFILENGKLKTGTVGYIYFIDWDQNRVRTRNCHVLVMGE; from the coding sequence TTGAACATATTTATGGATACCATTCATGTGACATCTAACGGGATGCGTCCCTCATATCATAATATCAGAAAAGAAGTAAATGAAATCATAGAAAAAAGCGGCGTTCAGAATGGCTTATGTGTTGTGCAGTCCCAGCACACCACCTGCTCTGTTATTTTCGAAGAATTTGTACACGATACCGACTTTAACGGAGATGAATTTTTACAGGTCGATCTGAACAGGATATTGGATCGGATCATTCCAAGGGAACTGACGGAAGATACGGATTACCGTTATCCGGGTCCGAAACATCTGGACTTTCTGATGAACCTGGAAGATCCCAACTATCCGAAGGATCCCAGAACGATCTTAAATGGAGATGCTCATATCCGCGGCTCTTTATTTGGAGCCAGTGAGTCTTTTATCCTGGAAAACGGAAAGCTGAAAACAGGTACGGTCGGCTATATATACTTTATTGACTGGGATCAGAACCGTGTAAGAACCCGCAACTGCCATGTGCTGGTTATGGGTGAGTAG
- a CDS encoding class II fructose-bisphosphate aldolase, translating into MLVNSKEILQEAKKGRYAVPGPNFVDLDSARVFVQVAQKMKRPVILSFAQVLKDIISLEEAAVIGKLLAENAEVPVVLHLDHGEDVEYVKRAVDAGFTSVMIDASQCSFEENVRITKEVAIYAHERNVTVEAEIGHVGQGSNYKDYEHSDSVYTTAEEAMAFAEQTGVDSLAVSIGTAHGVYKDVSPVLNFERLHEISDKLPIPLVLHGGSGSGDDNLHRCAAEGISKINIFTDFLLAGMDGIREEQPKDYLALKKAVNAKMGSVLEHYYHIFSGDK; encoded by the coding sequence ATGTTAGTAAATTCTAAAGAAATCCTGCAGGAGGCAAAAAAAGGGCGGTATGCCGTTCCGGGACCAAACTTTGTGGATCTGGATTCTGCAAGAGTCTTCGTTCAGGTGGCACAGAAAATGAAACGTCCGGTCATTCTTTCTTTTGCGCAGGTATTGAAGGATATCATTTCCCTGGAGGAAGCGGCGGTGATCGGCAAACTGCTCGCAGAGAATGCAGAAGTACCGGTAGTACTGCATCTGGATCATGGGGAAGATGTGGAGTATGTGAAAAGGGCCGTTGACGCAGGGTTTACGTCGGTCATGATAGACGCTTCGCAATGCAGCTTCGAAGAGAATGTCCGCATCACGAAAGAAGTCGCCATATATGCCCATGAAAGAAATGTCACAGTGGAGGCGGAGATCGGACACGTGGGACAGGGCAGCAACTATAAGGATTACGAGCATTCGGACTCTGTCTATACAACAGCAGAGGAAGCAATGGCGTTTGCAGAACAAACAGGAGTGGATTCTCTGGCCGTATCGATCGGGACTGCTCATGGGGTCTATAAAGATGTGAGTCCGGTGCTGAATTTCGAACGCCTTCATGAAATCTCGGATAAACTGCCGATTCCGCTTGTACTGCATGGAGGATCAGGATCAGGGGATGATAATCTGCACCGATGTGCAGCAGAGGGAATCTCCAAGATCAATATTTTCACGGATTTCCTGCTGGCAGGTATGGACGGAATCCGGGAAGAGCAGCCAAAGGACTACCTGGCTTTGAAGAAGGCGGTAAATGCAAAGATGGGAAGTGTGCTGGAACACTATTATCATATATTTTCAGGGGATAAGTAA